In bacterium, a single window of DNA contains:
- a CDS encoding fibronectin type III domain-containing protein — protein MALAALTPAQPAGAQTTQTTFVSNLGQVDSDTSVLLNDLAQSFTTGSHGAGYSLRSVDVEFASIDSGVDASSSLTASIYSESGGFPGSSLGALTNPASFPASTSDQTLTFTSAGIDLAANTTYFLVLDTSVENSGSAVRNTASNSEDSGALAGWSIADRSGLRTWNSTGAYTLSTTSRLKISLGGVSKRAPLVSNFGQANGGTGSLVAHDHAQAFTTGSNARGYDLTAIDLQFPAVGDSGLASKVTVTVNEDSGGAPGAVVATLTKPATITAGANSFTHAGLRLAANTTYWMVLDVTAAPSGTNTIQNTASDAEDAGASPGFSIADDAQWRNRGGGSWTTFGLSRKITIQGTAIVTQTFVANTGQSDDGHVSLDNDIAQAFTTGSNSYGYSLRSVDVEFNAIQSGFSSSDLTARIYTESSSSPGSSLGTLTNPASFPVSSSDQTLTFTSAGIDLAANTTYFLVIDMSVNRDSSSVNNTLSDNEDSGALPGWSIGLGYSDRSFSSTGGWGTSPSESISISLGGVSKTRTPEVSVTGGGGVTEGGSASFTLKARPAPAEALPVSVSVATTGDFGYGTALPTSVTIPAGETSATLTIATAGDGVDELDGSVTVTLADGTDYDLISLTSATVKVWDDDPPLVSNLGQVAPANYGLNVDVAQGFTTGPNPGVLTSVDVAFNRSTEDFSSKLTVTVNRDSNGRSNGSPGAVVATLDNPDWVNRQAGTYRFTHRGLALEANSRYWVVLDGTGLTQGNTSVKLTQSDAEEAGALPGWSIQDDSLRRISGSWVAQPSSYVLPVGVNGRLVPNSDGSYTVPFDWPLKPPGVGGGGEFRLLFITDDWLDATSSDIDVYDAFVQGAALDGHAAIRPYAGKFRVVGSTAAVDARDHTRTNPNDAGHPDVPIFWLNGQRVAANKAGFWSSTWENWAMSDRRFETGEPDTDSDWPWTGTLANGAKHSTNHLGIPGAGGPVVRGRFWTADGDTGPIQHTQVDKAQDHAFYGISPVFRVASTVNAPPQEPATLSNLEMPDGATRAVVASNSVIDRAQSFTTGNNGGHYRLNSVDIEFARIGDSDASRDLRVQVVADNAGAPSIGQVLATLANPSMLVSSTDTTHTFTYQGDDGSGLRLEPNTTYWVWVYDASALPGSTYTLRATASNSERRQGLRLPAGWSIGDGHSSMASFPNPAPDFSTNADSLKIGLNLGAAEPFVQFRTCEGTVSGNSCDTGWVVANYTRHDPPPTITLTEGGDAVTYQWQPVDPMMRDHFYVSDQVAEPLSHFGGYIGAGGPDRDRLMCHTGSQREFNLGDPIVYVPHQTGMNIGYGSTAGPLLDRHDGCPFVIQSIYEHETNRWRPVSVAAGQDSDAFDHTTFLIHSATQLDHPANVGPNNGYVAFPEVHVPLIIRDDDSWEQDLEFSIDDGATWTSLEDGGLALAFPLSLNNGRKAHYFWVRLTNAPPADQSKRIHITANFANNAPSNSGTSEYFRSYRVWLTSPAAEQLHTFRSHEVAGAVGSATVSRTPIQIEINVGDNFYGGVTFEVEGFALYERNDSQISTETPPKTVRTKSFSVHRTLGSCVGCQKVPGDLPDPVVDRVGEVSYANLSDSGIDLSWPRVVGAEGYQVRYWSTTSPFPGVPAEEAWFGAEPTDPAWNIRDLEPDTEYRAVVYYQDHGATQLSTASPVIRFTTLAAGSPTQAEPASVIVERVPEVSISAASGTITEGEDATFTVTVDPAPDKPLDVKVRVRAPAAWSVVDGQHLGERTVNVSTTGSATFTIPTINDARPYSNGMLSAAVQFGEGYRLNKFKSYATVYVANNDLPPPPAVQLKRVSDTTATVAWKPKADGTQYSIGWHEAFAGVPVVQWATTTETEYQLTGLDPKSQYTVFVLGPAKLGQLTVTTLAAGATAQTFTVDFETPTPNTSVPVISVTSDGDVTEGEDASFTVSANPAPDADLDVSVTVTQSGDYGAAVGQRTVTIPSAGYATLTVATTDDQDGEADGSVTVTVDADADGNDYLVSPTQGAATAAVADDDGPDYTDYQTVVDYLIEVRDNPANTAVKGNPAHIYKWNRVLAAIGYSRPEQPMPASEIHDNAAQWPDSAFHAASVYLTSLEQPRGQGQQQTPEISISAGGGVTEGGDAVFTLTASPAPAADLDVTVTVIQSGDYGATTGQRTVTVSTTGVVSFTVATTDDETDEADGSVTATLNAGSDYTVSATQGAATVAVADNDDPPPTGTDYQTVVNTLIKVRDNPPNTRMRNNPAHILKWNRVLAAIGYDSGETAMPASEIHDNAAKWPHSPFKAASDYLRSQEGQGQQQPEVNISGGSAVSEGGSVSFTLTASPAPTAPLDVSVTISVTGDFGVTAGTRTVTIPTSGSATLTLATTDDQADEADEADGTVTATLATGSGYTIGSQSSQTADVADNDDPPPMAVPVVNIAGGGGVTEGDAASFTLTASPAPASNLSVRVTVTASGDYGITTGTRTVTVPASGTATFTVATSSDQADEADGSVTVTLIDETTYDLGTSKTATVAVADDDDPPVVIPVVSVSGGSGITEGGGAAFTVTASPAPSADLDVTVTVTASGDFGAATGQRTVTVPTSGSVTFTVGTTDDQADEAAGSVTVTVNVGGAYVVSASQGAATVAVADNDDPLPVQDQDQDQPDQDVVLADCGTTKPTLSISSPEASRGDTTVDFEVTLDCKPGRTVMVLLIPVRDGEIGNNILVVFTNQQPTATITLAIGAEQQLGLAIGWASPGLANRAAQGTVTYID, from the coding sequence TCATTGGTAGCCCATGACCACGCCCAGGCGTTCACGACAGGGAGCAACGCCCGCGGATACGATTTGACCGCCATCGATCTCCAGTTTCCGGCGGTCGGTGACAGCGGGCTGGCTTCGAAGGTGACGGTGACCGTCAACGAGGACTCCGGCGGAGCGCCGGGCGCGGTGGTCGCCACCCTGACCAAGCCCGCCACGATCACCGCCGGCGCGAACAGCTTCACGCACGCGGGCCTGCGGCTCGCCGCGAACACCACCTACTGGATGGTGCTGGACGTCACCGCCGCTCCCAGCGGCACCAACACCATCCAGAACACGGCGTCGGACGCCGAGGACGCCGGCGCCTCGCCAGGCTTCAGCATCGCGGACGACGCCCAGTGGCGAAACCGCGGCGGCGGCTCCTGGACCACCTTCGGCCTGTCCCGCAAGATCACCATCCAGGGCACGGCCATCGTGACGCAGACCTTCGTCGCCAACACCGGCCAGTCGGACGATGGTCATGTATCTCTGGACAACGATATCGCTCAGGCCTTCACCACCGGCTCCAACAGCTACGGCTACAGCCTGCGCAGCGTTGACGTGGAATTCAACGCTATCCAAAGCGGCTTCAGCTCTTCGGACCTCACCGCCCGCATCTACACCGAGTCCAGCAGCTCTCCGGGCAGCTCCCTCGGGACCCTGACCAACCCCGCCAGCTTTCCCGTCTCCAGCTCGGACCAGACGCTGACCTTCACCAGCGCGGGCATTGACCTTGCGGCGAACACCACGTACTTCCTCGTGATCGATATGAGCGTTAATCGGGATAGCAGCTCTGTGAACAACACGCTATCGGACAACGAGGACAGCGGAGCCCTGCCCGGCTGGAGCATCGGACTCGGCTATTCGGATAGATCCTTTTCCTCGACAGGCGGATGGGGCACCTCCCCGAGTGAGTCCATAAGCATCAGCCTCGGCGGCGTCAGCAAGACGCGAACGCCGGAAGTCAGCGTCACGGGCGGCGGCGGCGTGACCGAGGGCGGCAGCGCCAGCTTCACGCTGAAGGCGAGGCCCGCGCCGGCTGAGGCTCTGCCGGTCAGCGTCAGCGTGGCCACGACCGGCGACTTCGGCTACGGCACCGCGCTGCCCACCAGCGTCACGATCCCGGCCGGCGAGACCAGCGCCACGCTGACCATCGCCACCGCCGGCGACGGCGTGGACGAGCTGGACGGCTCGGTCACGGTGACCCTGGCGGACGGGACGGACTACGACCTGATCTCGCTGACGTCGGCGACGGTCAAGGTGTGGGACGACGACCCGCCGCTGGTCAGCAATCTGGGCCAGGTCGCCCCCGCGAACTACGGCCTGAACGTGGATGTGGCGCAGGGGTTCACCACCGGTCCCAACCCCGGCGTCCTGACCAGCGTGGACGTGGCCTTCAACCGGTCCACCGAGGACTTCAGCTCGAAGCTGACAGTCACCGTCAACCGCGACTCCAATGGGAGATCCAATGGGAGTCCCGGCGCGGTCGTCGCGACCCTGGACAATCCCGACTGGGTGAACCGCCAGGCCGGCACCTACCGCTTCACGCACCGGGGCCTCGCGCTGGAGGCGAACTCCAGGTACTGGGTGGTGCTGGACGGAACCGGGCTGACGCAGGGAAACACCTCCGTAAAACTGACGCAGAGCGACGCCGAGGAGGCGGGCGCACTGCCCGGCTGGAGCATCCAGGACGACTCTCTGCGGCGTATTTCGGGCAGCTGGGTCGCCCAGCCCAGCAGCTACGTGCTGCCGGTCGGCGTCAACGGCCGGCTGGTGCCCAACTCGGACGGTTCCTACACCGTGCCCTTCGACTGGCCGCTGAAGCCCCCCGGTGTGGGCGGGGGCGGCGAGTTCCGGCTGTTGTTCATCACCGACGACTGGCTCGACGCCACGTCCTCCGACATCGACGTTTACGACGCCTTCGTGCAGGGCGCGGCCTTGGATGGCCATGCCGCCATCCGGCCCTACGCCGGCAAGTTCCGGGTGGTGGGCTCCACCGCTGCGGTGGACGCCCGCGACCACACCCGGACCAATCCCAACGACGCCGGGCACCCGGACGTTCCGATCTTCTGGCTGAACGGCCAGCGCGTCGCGGCGAACAAGGCGGGCTTCTGGTCCAGCACCTGGGAGAACTGGGCGATGTCGGACCGCCGCTTCGAGACCGGCGAGCCGGACACGGACTCGGACTGGCCGTGGACCGGCACCCTGGCCAACGGCGCGAAGCACTCCACCAATCATCTGGGTATTCCGGGCGCTGGCGGACCGGTCGTCCGGGGGCGGTTCTGGACCGCGGACGGGGACACGGGCCCCATCCAACACACGCAAGTCGACAAAGCTCAAGACCACGCCTTCTACGGCATCTCGCCGGTGTTCCGGGTGGCCTCCACGGTGAACGCGCCGCCCCAGGAGCCGGCGACACTCAGCAACCTGGAGATGCCGGACGGCGCGACGCGCGCTGTAGTGGCTTCCAATAGCGTGATTGACCGCGCTCAGTCGTTCACGACGGGCAACAACGGCGGCCACTACCGCCTCAACAGCGTTGACATCGAGTTCGCCCGGATCGGCGACTCCGACGCCAGCCGCGATCTGCGGGTGCAGGTCGTGGCCGACAACGCCGGCGCGCCGAGCATCGGGCAGGTGCTGGCGACGCTGGCGAACCCGTCCATGTTGGTGTCGAGCACGGACACGACCCACACCTTCACCTACCAGGGCGACGACGGGTCGGGGCTGCGGCTGGAGCCGAACACCACCTACTGGGTGTGGGTATACGACGCGTCCGCGCTGCCGGGCAGCACGTACACCCTTCGCGCCACCGCGTCGAACTCGGAGCGCCGGCAGGGCTTGCGCCTGCCCGCGGGCTGGAGCATCGGCGACGGCCACAGTTCCATGGCATCCTTTCCCAACCCCGCTCCCGACTTTTCCACCAATGCCGACTCGCTCAAGATCGGCCTGAACCTGGGCGCCGCCGAACCCTTCGTGCAGTTCCGCACCTGCGAGGGCACGGTGTCGGGCAACAGCTGCGACACGGGCTGGGTGGTCGCCAACTACACCAGGCACGACCCGCCGCCCACCATCACGCTGACCGAGGGCGGCGACGCGGTGACCTATCAGTGGCAGCCGGTGGACCCGATGATGCGCGACCATTTCTACGTCTCCGACCAGGTGGCGGAGCCGCTCAGCCACTTCGGGGGCTACATCGGGGCGGGCGGCCCGGACCGGGACCGGTTGATGTGCCACACGGGGAGCCAGAGGGAGTTCAACCTGGGCGACCCGATCGTGTACGTGCCGCACCAAACCGGTATGAACATCGGCTACGGCAGCACCGCGGGGCCGCTTTTGGACCGCCACGACGGCTGCCCGTTCGTGATTCAGTCGATCTATGAGCACGAGACGAACAGGTGGCGTCCGGTGTCGGTGGCGGCGGGGCAGGACAGCGACGCGTTCGACCACACGACGTTCTTGATCCACTCGGCCACCCAGCTGGACCACCCCGCGAACGTGGGGCCGAACAACGGCTACGTTGCCTTCCCCGAGGTGCATGTGCCGCTGATCATCCGCGATGACGATTCGTGGGAGCAGGACCTGGAGTTCTCCATCGACGACGGGGCCACCTGGACGTCGCTGGAGGACGGCGGGCTGGCGCTGGCGTTCCCGCTGTCGCTGAACAACGGGCGCAAGGCGCACTACTTCTGGGTGCGGCTCACGAACGCCCCGCCGGCGGATCAGAGCAAGCGCATCCATATCACCGCCAACTTCGCCAACAACGCGCCGTCGAACAGCGGCACGTCGGAGTACTTCCGGTCCTACCGGGTCTGGCTCACCAGCCCCGCCGCCGAGCAGCTGCACACGTTCCGGTCCCACGAGGTGGCCGGCGCGGTGGGGTCGGCCACGGTCAGCCGCACGCCGATCCAGATCGAGATCAACGTGGGCGACAACTTCTACGGCGGCGTGACCTTCGAGGTCGAGGGCTTCGCGCTGTACGAGCGCAACGACAGCCAGATCTCGACGGAGACGCCGCCCAAGACGGTGCGCACCAAGAGCTTCAGCGTGCATCGCACGCTGGGCTCCTGCGTGGGCTGCCAGAAGGTGCCCGGCGACCTGCCGGACCCGGTGGTGGACCGCGTCGGCGAGGTGTCGTATGCGAATCTGTCGGACTCGGGCATCGACCTGTCGTGGCCGCGGGTGGTCGGCGCCGAGGGCTACCAGGTGCGCTACTGGTCCACGACCTCGCCGTTCCCGGGGGTGCCGGCGGAGGAGGCGTGGTTCGGGGCCGAGCCCACCGACCCGGCCTGGAACATCCGCGACCTGGAGCCGGACACCGAGTACCGGGCGGTGGTGTACTACCAGGACCACGGCGCGACGCAGCTGTCCACCGCCAGCCCGGTGATCCGCTTCACCACGCTTGCGGCGGGCTCGCCCACCCAGGCGGAGCCGGCCTCGGTGATCGTGGAGCGGGTGCCCGAGGTGTCCATCAGCGCCGCCAGCGGCACCATCACCGAAGGCGAGGACGCAACCTTCACGGTCACCGTGGACCCCGCGCCCGACAAGCCGCTGGACGTCAAGGTGCGCGTCAGGGCCCCGGCCGCCTGGTCCGTCGTTGACGGGCAGCATCTGGGCGAGCGCACGGTCAACGTGTCCACCACCGGCAGCGCCACCTTCACCATTCCCACCATAAACGACGCCCGCCCCTACTCCAATGGGATGCTGAGCGCGGCGGTGCAGTTCGGCGAGGGCTACCGGCTGAACAAGTTCAAGAGCTACGCCACCGTCTACGTCGCCAACAACGACCTGCCGCCGCCGCCCGCGGTGCAGCTCAAGCGGGTCTCCGACACCACGGCGACCGTCGCCTGGAAGCCGAAGGCGGACGGCACGCAGTACAGCATCGGCTGGCACGAGGCCTTCGCGGGCGTCCCGGTGGTCCAGTGGGCCACGACCACGGAGACGGAGTACCAGCTCACCGGCCTCGACCCCAAGTCGCAGTACACGGTGTTCGTGCTCGGGCCCGCCAAGCTGGGCCAGCTCACCGTGACCACCCTGGCCGCGGGCGCGACGGCGCAGACCTTCACCGTGGACTTCGAGACGCCCACGCCCAACACGTCCGTGCCGGTGATCAGCGTGACCTCCGACGGCGACGTGACCGAGGGCGAGGACGCCAGCTTCACGGTCAGCGCCAACCCGGCGCCGGACGCGGACCTGGACGTGAGCGTCACGGTCACCCAGAGCGGCGACTACGGGGCGGCTGTGGGCCAGCGCACGGTCACCATCCCGTCCGCGGGCTACGCCACGCTGACGGTCGCCACGACCGACGACCAGGACGGCGAGGCCGACGGATCGGTCACGGTGACGGTGGACGCCGACGCGGACGGCAACGACTACCTGGTCTCGCCGACGCAAGGCGCAGCCACGGCCGCCGTGGCCGACGACGACGGCCCGGACTACACCGACTACCAGACAGTGGTGGACTACCTCATCGAGGTGCGGGACAACCCCGCGAACACGGCGGTGAAGGGCAACCCCGCCCACATCTACAAGTGGAACCGGGTCCTGGCCGCCATCGGCTACTCCAGGCCGGAGCAGCCCATGCCGGCGTCGGAGATCCACGACAACGCGGCCCAGTGGCCCGACAGCGCGTTCCACGCGGCCTCGGTCTACCTGACGAGCCTGGAGCAGCCACGGGGCCAGGGGCAGCAGCAGACACCGGAGATCAGCATCAGCGCGGGCGGCGGGGTGACCGAGGGCGGCGACGCCGTCTTCACGCTCACGGCCAGCCCCGCGCCTGCGGCGGACCTCGACGTCACGGTCACGGTCATACAAAGCGGCGACTACGGCGCCACCACGGGCCAGCGCACGGTGACGGTTTCCACCACGGGCGTCGTCAGCTTCACCGTCGCCACGACCGACGACGAGACCGACGAGGCGGACGGGTCGGTGACAGCCACGCTCAACGCCGGCAGCGACTACACAGTGTCGGCGACCCAGGGCGCGGCCACGGTCGCCGTCGCCGACAACGACGACCCGCCGCCGACCGGCACCGACTACCAGACGGTCGTGAACACCCTCATCAAGGTGCGCGACAACCCCCCGAACACGCGCATGCGCAACAACCCCGCCCACATCCTCAAGTGGAACCGGGTACTGGCCGCCATCGGATACGACAGCGGCGAGACGGCGATGCCCGCGTCGGAAATACACGACAACGCCGCGAAGTGGCCGCACAGCCCCTTCAAGGCCGCCTCCGACTACCTGCGGAGCCAGGAGGGCCAAGGACAGCAGCAGCCGGAGGTGAACATCAGCGGCGGCAGTGCTGTCAGCGAGGGCGGCAGCGTCAGCTTCACGCTCACCGCGAGCCCCGCGCCCACAGCCCCCCTCGACGTCTCGGTGACGATCAGCGTCACCGGCGACTTCGGCGTCACAGCCGGCACACGGACGGTCACGATCCCCACCTCGGGCAGCGCCACCCTGACGCTCGCCACGACCGACGACCAAGCCGACGAAGCCGACGAAGCCGACGGCACGGTCACCGCCACCCTGGCGACCGGCAGCGGCTACACAATCGGCTCGCAAAGCTCCCAAACCGCCGACGTCGCCGACAACGACGACCCGCCACCGATGGCGGTCCCGGTAGTGAACATCGCGGGCGGCGGCGGCGTCACTGAAGGCGACGCGGCGAGCTTCACGCTCACAGCCAGCCCGGCGCCTGCGTCCAACCTGTCAGTACGTGTCACCGTCACAGCGTCAGGGGACTACGGCATCACCACAGGAACACGCACAGTGACCGTCCCCGCGTCGGGCACCGCCACCTTCACCGTCGCCACCAGCAGCGACCAAGCCGACGAAGCCGACGGCTCCGTCACGGTCACACTGATCGATGAAACCACCTACGACCTAGGAACGTCAAAGACAGCCACAGTCGCCGTCGCCGACGACGATGACCCGCCGGTGGTAATTCCGGTGGTGAGCGTCAGCGGTGGTTCGGGGATCACCGAGGGCGGCGGCGCCGCCTTCACGGTGACGGCCAGCCCGGCGCCGTCCGCGGACCTCGACGTTACGGTCACGGTCACCGCCTCGGGCGACTTCGGCGCGGCGACGGGCCAGCGGACGGTGACCGTCCCGACTTCGGGTAGTGTTACCTTCACTGTCGGTACGACCGACGACCAGGCGGATGAGGCCGCCGGTTCGGTCACCGTCACGGTCAACGTCGGCGGCGCCTATGTGGTGTCGGCGTCGCAGGGCGCGGCTACCGTCGCCGTCGCCGACAACGACGACCCCCTACCCGTACAAGACCAAGACCAAGACCAGCCTGACCAAGATGTGGTGTTGGCCGACTGCGGGACCACAAAACCCACCCTGTCGATCAGTAGCCCAGAGGCCAGCCGCGGCGACACAACAGTCGACTTCGAGGTCACCCTCGACTGCAAACCCGGCCGTACCGTGATGGTCCTGCTCATCCCCGTACGCGACGGCGAAATCGGCAACAACATCCTGGTCGTGTTCACCAACCAACAACCAACCGCCACAATCACCCTGGCCATCGGAGCCGAACAACAACTCGGCCTCGCCATCGGCTGGGCCTCACCAGGCCTCGCCAACCGCGCAGCACAAGGCACCGTCACCTACATCGACTAA